TGGATAACGTATTGTTCATCGCTTTAAAAGTATTGAAAACTGATGATAAAAATTTAGACAGTGAACAACTGATTTTTGTTGTATCGGCAAATATGTTATGGAGTTTGCAAGAGAATATTGGCGACCATTTTCAGTGGATTCGTGATCGCTTGATTCAAGGTAAAGGGCAAGTACGAAGCAAAAGAGTCGATTACTTAATCTTTCTTTTGATTGAATCACTGATAGCAAACTATGAGGAGACGTTTGAAAAATTATTGAATGCTGACAGTGACTCTATAAAGGTGACGAATATTAATCCAACTCCTTATTTTACTGAAAAGGTTGAGGAGCAAAAACGTCGCATGTTAAATTTTAAGAAAGCGACGCTAAGCTTGCGTAATACGATTGTAAAACTAGAGACAATTAACATTATCGCTATGGAAAGCAAATATTTCATAGAGCTCAAAGAGCAAGCAAACAATTTAATTGATGAAATTGATTTTGAGTTGTTTGAGCTTGACAGTAAAATCAACCTAATATTCTCAATTCAGGGACATCGTTTGAATGAAATCATGCGTACCTTGACTTTGGTGTCAGTGGTATTTATACCATTAACATTTTTGGTAGGCGTTTACGGCATGAATTTTGAGTACATACCTGAGCTAAAGTGGCACTATGGTTATTTTATTTTACTTAGTTTGATGGTAACGATAACAGTGAGCATTATTATGTATTTTAAGAATAAAAAATGGTTTTGAAACATTCCTATTGATGATGTAAGTTAATACCACTCAGTATAGTTGTATAATCTGAATCCTCATTGATAAGGTATGATTAAAATTATGGCACTATCATCAGATACGTTTCTTAGTCATTGGCGTTTGCTAGGTAGTCTGTTGATGGGGCTTATCGTTGGGATATCAGCAACCAGTATTTGGTCGTTGTCTTTTAGTACCAGCTTTATTATAGGATGGGACTGCGCCATTCTTGTTTTTCTGAGCACTATCATAATCATGCTACGAAAAGATACGATGCACGAGCACTTAAATAGTGCTAAGCAAAGCAAGTTTTCGATTTTAAGCTTGATTATAGTTTCAAGTTTCATTTGCGTTTATGCCATCGCTAAACAAACTCAAATTGGTAAGAACTATCAAGACCTTATGTTTGCTCTAAGTATTAGTCTGACTATTGGGACGATATTCATTACTTGGCTGATGATTCAAATTATTTTTGCCATGCAGTATGCCTATTTATATTTTTCTGAGGCGCAAAAAGGTCATATTTTACCCTTAGCTTTCCCTGAAA
The nucleotide sequence above comes from Psychrobacter sp. P2G3. Encoded proteins:
- a CDS encoding DUF1345 domain-containing protein, with product MALSSDTFLSHWRLLGSLLMGLIVGISATSIWSLSFSTSFIIGWDCAILVFLSTIIIMLRKDTMHEHLNSAKQSKFSILSLIIVSSFICVYAIAKQTQIGKNYQDLMFALSISLTIGTIFITWLMIQIIFAMQYAYLYFSEAQKGHILPLAFPETMMETNADRRTPIDVSFEDFFYCAVAIGTSGQTADIVFTSKIGRNLATLHSIIAFVFNLVIIALLINIIATYL
- a CDS encoding CorA family divalent cation transporter, translated to MSEKFLQNTTLIAYSSSRVSKLPCDDITKLNFETQGDEVFWLNTYGLSELDEMRQIVIQNQFDDFLIKLLQDDDHANKVIELDNVLFIALKVLKTDDKNLDSEQLIFVVSANMLWSLQENIGDHFQWIRDRLIQGKGQVRSKRVDYLIFLLIESLIANYEETFEKLLNADSDSIKVTNINPTPYFTEKVEEQKRRMLNFKKATLSLRNTIVKLETINIIAMESKYFIELKEQANNLIDEIDFELFELDSKINLIFSIQGHRLNEIMRTLTLVSVVFIPLTFLVGVYGMNFEYIPELKWHYGYFILLSLMVTITVSIIMYFKNKKWF